A section of the Oreochromis niloticus isolate F11D_XX linkage group LG9, O_niloticus_UMD_NMBU, whole genome shotgun sequence genome encodes:
- the socs6a gene encoding suppressor of cytokine signaling 6: MKKISLKTIRKSLSIKGKEEGDFVMLQQPSVTAEFSKDESLFGGCYTKELSACDIASEDEKGGQNKGRSKSETLMGSLKRRLSTKQKAKVKGGTSTIGSVDDEDTFSSSSVPISFNEVKAQRPLRSASLRSHHYSPSPWPLRSVNSDDACIKMEVKVKAMVHSPSPSPNLNGVRKEFHDFQMEGLLQDQAESLKNLQQPQNGELHLNIDENDVPVVLGLTPQDYIQYTMPLDEGMYPEGSHSFCLEGSSPMEVVTEADNGSLHTEQGQEEHELVNGMPPDIFMETSVNSILIGSAGMMLQNSRVEMPPPLSPLLPPMTSNGHIPRTFSGFSSADSQVAERVRHHLNFDPNSAPGVSRVYDSVQSSGPMVVTSLTEELKKLARQGWYWGPITRWEAEEKLVNLADGSFLVRDSSDDRYLLSLSFRSQSKTLHTRIEHSNGRFSFYEQPDVEGHTSIVDLIEHSIKDSENGAFCYSRSRLPGSATYPVRLTNPVSRFMQVRSLQYLCRFVIRQYTRIDLIQKLPLPNKMKDYLQEKHY, translated from the coding sequence ATGAAGAAGATAAGCCTTAAGACCATCCGCAAGTCACTCAGCATAAAGGGCAAAGAGGAGGGTGACTTTGTCATGCTCCAGCAGCCCTCAGTGACTGCAGAGTTTTCTAAGGATGAGTCACTTTTTGGGGGCTGCTACACCAAAGAGCTTTCTGCCTGCGATATTGCTAGCGAGGACGAAAAAGGGGGACAGAACAAGGGCCGCTCAAAGAGTGAGACTCTGATGGGATCGCTAAAGAGAAGGCTGTCTACCAAACAGAAGGCGAAAGTGAAAGGCGGCACCTCGACCATAGGCTCAGTGGATGATGAAGACACCTTCTCATCTTCTTCTGTCCCGATCAGCTTCAATGAGGTAAAAGCTCAGAGACCCCTTAGATCTGCATCCCTCCGGAGTCACCATTATAGCCCTTCTCCGTGGCCTCTGCGGTCTGTCAACTCTGATGATGCGTGCATCAAAATGGAGGTAAAAGTTAAAGCCATGGTTCACTCTCCTAGCCCAAGTCCCAACTTAAACGGTGTCCGGAAAGAATTTCATGATTTCCAGATGGAAGGGCTCCTTCAGGACCAAGCAGAGTCCTTAAAGAATCTCCAGCAACCGCAAAATGGTGAGCTGCATCTAAATATtgatgaaaatgatgtgcctGTGGTGCTGGGGTTGACGCCCCAGGACTACATCCAGTACACAATGCCTTTAGATGAGGGAATGTATCCCGAAGGGTCTCACTCCTTCTGCCTGGAAGGTTCCTCTCCTATGGAGGTGGTGACAGAGGCAGACAATGGGTCCCTCCACACAGAGCAGGGACAGGAGGAGCATGAACTGGTGAATGGGATGCCTCCAGATATATTCATGGAAACCTCAGTCAATAGTATTCTTATTGGTTCTGCTGGCATGATGCTCCAAAACTCAAGAGTGGAGATGCCACCTCCCCTTTCTCCACTCCTGCCACCCATGACTAGTAATGGACATATTCCAAGGACATTTTCGGGCTTTAGCTCTGCAGACAGCCAGGTAGCTGAGAGGGTAAGACACCACCTCAACTTTGACCCAAATTCGGCTCCTGGGGTTAGTCGGGTATACGACTCAGTCCAGAGCAGCGGGCCCATGGTTGTGACCAGCCTGACggaggagctgaagaagcttgCTAGGCAGGGCTGGTACTGGGGTCCCATCACACGCTGGGAGGCAGAGGAAAAGCTGGTCAACCTGGCCGATGGATCATTTCTGGTCAGAGACAGCTCTGACGACAGGTACCTGCTCAGCCTGAGTTTCAGATCGCAGAGCAAAACCCTCCACACCCGCATCGAACACTCCAACGGACGCTTCAGCTTCTACGAGCAGCCCGACGTGGAGGGACACACATCAATTGTTGACTTAATCGAACACTCTATCAAAGACTCAGAAAATGGGGCTTTTTGTTATTCCAGATCTCGCTTACCAGGGTCTGCAACCTACCCCGTCAGATTAACCAACCCAGTATCTCGGTTTATGCAAGTGCGCTCTCTGCAGTACCTTTGCCGCTTTGTCATTAGGCAATACACAAGAATAGACCTTATCCAAAAACTGCCCTTACCTAACAAGATGAAAGATTATCTGCAGGAGAAGCACTACTGA